A segment of the Vibrio aquimaris genome:
TGCAACGGTTGGGATCTCTGCAGCTTCTTCAACAGGCAGGTCGTAAAGATCTTTGTCCATAGCTTCGCCCGGGTGAATCTTATTCTTAATTCCATCAAGGCCAGCCATAAGCATTGCAGCGAAGCATAAGTATGGGTTTGCTGATGGATCGCCGAAACGAACTTCAATACGTCTTGCTTTAGGGCTTGGAACGACTGGAATACGAATAGAAGCGCTTCGATTTCGAGCCGAATAAGCGAGCATTACAGGTGCTTCAAAACCAGGAACTAGGCGTTTGTACGAGTTGGTGGATGCATTAGCAAAGGCGTTAATAGCGCGAGCGTGTTTGATGATACCACCAATGTAGTAAAGCGCGGTCTCAGAAAGGCCGCCGTACTTGTCACCTGCAAACAGGTTGACGCCATCTTTTGCTAGAGACTGGTGAACGTGCATGCCACTGCCGTTATCACCAACTAATGGCTTGGGCATAAAGGTTGCTGTCTTGCCAAAGGCGTGAGCAACATTGTGTACTACGTACTTATAGATTTGGATTTCATCGGCTTTCGATGTAAGCGTGTTAAAGCGAGTTGCGATCTCGTTTTGTCCTGCTGTGGCAACTTCGTGGTGATGAGCTTCTACCACAAGCCCCATTTCTTCCATGATAAGACACATCGCAGAGCGGATGTCTTGGGATGAGTCGACGGGAGCTACCGGGAAGTACCCGCCTTTAACGCCAGGGCGGTGGCCTTTGTTGCCTTCTTCGTAATCAGAGCCCGTATTCCACGCAGCTTCAACATCATCAATCTTGAAGAATGAACCTGACATGTTGGTTGAAAATTTGACGTCATCAAATAGGAAGAATTCTGGCTCAGGGCCAATTAAAACAGTATCGGCGATACCGGTAGAGCGCATGAAATCTTCTGCACGTTTTGCAATTGAGCGAGGGTCTCTGTCGTAACCCTGCATAGTGGCTGGTTCAAGGATATCACAACGGATGTTGAGAGTGGCATCTTCAGTAAATGGGTCAAGGACTGCAGATGACGCGTCTGGCATCATCACCATGTCTGATTCGTTGATACCTTTCCAGCCTGCAACGGAAGAACCATCGAACATTTTGCCCTCTTCGAAGAAGTCGGCATCGATTTGGTGGGCCGGGATGGAGATATGTTGCTCCTTCCCTTTAGTGTCGGTAAAACGTAGATCCACAAACTTAACTTCATTCTCTTGGATCAGCGACAGAACATTTTCAACTGACATCTTGGATAACCTCCAGTGTTATTAAAGCGGTGTGAGCTCGATTAAATAAAAAATCCAGCATTGATTAATTTCATTGGTATTAATCGATGCTGACTCTACACAAGCTAGTACCATGCCATGTTTTTTTTATCTTTTAAAATCAATAAATTAAAAATTAACTCCTTGTTTTGGTGCAAAATATTGCACCGAAGTGGACTCTATTCGCACTATATTGGTGCGATAAAAATGGTTTGTTAATACTAGCAGTCCAAGATTATTTCATTGCGCTAATAAATACCACTCATGTCAACGAGTAATGGTGTATTGGTAGACATATAGGTATTTTTTTCGCATGGGTTGCGAAGAAAACTAATGTATCAGATCACATATTTCTGGGTTTTTCGCTAAAATCTGGTACATTACGGTCGTTTTTTTAATCAAATAAGCAGTGCTCGTTAAATGTACGATTTAAGAGGGTTGCTTCCTTTATAAGTGAATCAAGGTCCATGGTTACTCCACAGATTGATAATTTAAGAAATATCGCGATTATTGCGCACGTTGACCACGGTAAAACTACCCTGGTTGATAAACTATTGCAGCAATCCGGAACCCTAGAGTCTCGCGGTGAGGCAGAAGAGCGAGTCATGGACTCGAATGATATCGAGAAAGAGCGTGGTATTACCATTCTTGCGAAAAATACCGCGATTAATTGGAATGACTACCGTATCAATATTGTCGATACTCCGGGACACGCGGACTTCGGTGGTGAAGTAGAGCGCATTATGTCAATGGTAGACTCAGTGCTACTGATTGTTGATGCAGTTGATGGTCCTATGCCGCAGACTCGTTTTGTTACTCAAAAGGCGTTTGCACATGGCCTTAAACCTATTGTTGTTATCAACAAGATTGACCGTCCAGGTGCTCGTCCTGACTGGGTAATGGACCAAGTCTTCGATCTGTTTGACAACTTAGGTGCCACCGATGAGCAGCTAGACTTTAAAGTGGTATACGCCTCTGCATTAAATGGCTGGGCTTCACTAGAAGAAGGTGAAACTGGCGATGACATGGAACCACTATTTCAAACTATCGTTGAAGAAGTGGCTGCGCCTCAAGTTGACTTAGATGGCCCGCTTCAAATGCAGGTGTCTCAGCTTGATTACAGCTCTTATGTTGGTGTAATTGGTGTGGCACGTGTTACGCGTGGCAGCGTCAAACCAAACCAGCAAGTAACGGTAGTCAGTGCCGATGGCAAGACGCGTAATGGTAAAGTGGGCACTGTCATGGGCTACCTTGGTTTAGATCGCCATGAAGTCGATCAAGCCAATGCTGGTGATATCATCGCGATTACAGGCCTTGGTGAGCTTAAAATTTCAGACACTATTTGTGCGCAAAACGCGGTTGAAGCTTTGCCTGCACTGTCGGTTGATGAGCCAACGGTTACCATGACTTTCCAAGTCAATACCTCTCCATTTGCAGGTAAAGAAGGTAAGTTTGTTACCTCACGTAATATCCTTGAGCGTCTTGAAAAAGAGCTAGTACATAATGTGGCACTGCGCGTTGAACAGACAGACGATCCAGACAAATTCCGCGTTTCTGGTCGTGGTGAGCTTCATCTCTCTATCTTGATTGAGAACATGCGCCGTGAAGGTTTTGAGCTCGCTGTATCTCGCCCTGAAGTTATTATCAAGGAAGAAGACGGTCAGCTAATGGAACCGTTTGAAACCGTAACCATCGATGTTATGGAAGAGCACCAAGGTGGCGTCATGGAAAACATTGGCTTGCGTAAAGGTGAGCTGAAAGACATGTCACCTGATGGTAAAGGCCGAGTACGTATGGACTTTGTTATGCCATCGCGTGGCTTGATTGGTTTCCAAACTGAGTTTATGACCTTAACATCTGGCTCTGGTCTTCTTTATCATACTTTTGATCACTATGGTCCACACAAAGGTGGCAACATAGGTCAGCGTATTAACGGTGTATTAATTGCCAATGCGGCGGGTAAAGCTCTGACTAACGCACTGTTTAACCTGCAAGAACGTGGTCGTATGTTTATCGGTCATGGTGTGGAAGTATATGAGGGTATGGTGATTGGTATTCATAGCCGAGACAACGATTTGACGGTTAACGCGCTTAAAGGTAAGCAGCTAACCAACGTTCGTGCCTCTGGTACTGATGATGCTCAGGTTCTTACGCCGCCAATCATTATGACTCTAGAGCAAGCACTTGAGTTTATCGATGATGATGAGCTAGTTGAAGTAACGCCAGAAAGCATCCGTATTCGTAAGAAGTTCCTTACAGAAAGCGATCGTAAACGAGAAGCTCGTAACGCGAAATAGTCTAGCGGACTCTTTTCTAAGCCCTACTGAAGTCTTTCAGTGGGGCTTTTTTATACCCCGATTCCACAAATAATCTTCACTCAATTATTTTTGCAATAAATATCATATGCTTGAGTTGATCGAGCAATTAATGCATATTGTTTGCTCGCATACATGGATCGTAGCGTACGTACAACGAGCAAATAATGGTTCTTACTGGACAAAACCTCTTTCGAGATGAATTTCCAACCCCTATTTGTTTACGGCACTGCGCATCTTGGTTTATCTCAATCTCAGGGCATTAAACGATTAATAAATAAGACTCTGAGTGTGTTTTCGATATGGAGATCGTATGAAACTCAACAAGACCCTTTTAGCAACATTTTGCAGTGCAGCACTACTGAGTACTTCTGCTATTTCAGCTGAAGATTCATTGACCATTGGTGTCTCTCAGTATCCAGCAACCCTTCACCCAGCCATAGATAGTGCCGTAGCTAGAGATTATATCCGCGGTTTTACTCAGCGCGATTCCATTGGTTTTGACCAAAACTGGCAATTAACCTGCTATTTGTGTGAGCAGGTTCCGACATTTGAAAATGGCTTGGCTAGCATTATTGACCGACCAGACGCTAAACCAGGAGAAAGTCAGCAAGGGATAAAAATGACCATTCGGCTGAAAAAAGATTTGTTCTGGGGCGACGGTACTCCAGTCACCAGCCAAGATCTTGCCTTCTGGCATCAAGTGGCAACATCGTCAGATGTTCAAGGTAACCCTGAGTTATCATTGGTTCGGCAAATTGAGAGAATGGATGTGATTGATGACCGAACGGTTGATATGTATATCGATAGAATCACGTATGAGTACAATTCTAGCCTGAGGCCAAAGATTCTTCCCCGTCATCTTGAAGAGCCTATCTTTAAAGCTAATCCTAAAGAGTATCACCTTAAGACCAAGTACGTGACTGATCAAACGAATCCTGGTTTGTACAACGGACCTTATATTATTGAGCAAGCTAAGCAAGGTCAGTTTGTAAAGCTTGCCAGCAATCCATATTGGAAAGGCAAAGCGCCGCACTTTGAAAACATTACCATAAAAACCATTACTGATACTCAGGCCCTGCAGGCTAACCTTCTCTCTGGCGATATTGACTATATTCCGGGCGAGCTTGGTTTGACTTTAGATCAAGCTCTACAGTTTGATAAACGCTATGGCAGTAAGTTTAATGTAGATATTCGACCTGCCGCTTTGTATGAGCACTTGGACATACAGCTGGATAACCCTCATCTAAGCGATGTTAGGGTGCGCCAAGCACTGCTTTACGGCCTTGACCGCGAGCTGCTGACGCAAAAGCTATTTCAGGGCAAGCAACCTGTAGCAACAACAAGCGTCAACCCTCTTGATTCTACATTTGACCCTAATACACCTTTCTACAACTACGACCCAGAGAAGGCTAAGCAGCTGCTTAAAGAGGCTGGCTATAAACTGGTCAACGGCGTACAGATGAAAAATGGTCAGCCATTAGAGCTAGAGTTTATGACCACGGCTGGTAATAAAACCCGTGAGTTGGTCCAGCAATTTGCTCAAGGTCAATGGAAGAAAGTTGGCATTAAAGTGGTGATTAATAACCAGCCAGCGCGCGTTTACTTTGGCGCAACTCTTAATGAGCGCAAACATAAAGGCTTAGCTATGTTTGCTTGGTCAAGTTCACCAGAAGGCTTACCCAACACAGTATTACATTCTGAGCATATCCCTAGCAAAGAAAATGGTTGGTCTGGGCAAAATTATGCGGGTTACTCAAATGCTAAAATGGACGGCTTGATTGACCAACTTGAAGCTGAAGTGGATGCAGAAAAACGCAAGGCGTTATGGAAGAGCTTGCAGAATCTTTATGCTACCGATTTACCAGCCCTTCCCCTTTACTACCGCTCTGAGAGCTATATCTATCCCAAGTGGCTTGTTGGCGTTGAACCGACAGGGCATCAGTATTATTCGAGTTTCTGGGCGGAAAACTGGGCTCGGGCCAATTAAGCGGTTGGTATGTCTATGAATGAAGTAGTATTAGACGTTCGTAATATGAGTGTGGCTTTGGGGCCACACCTTGCGGTGAAAGAGATCAGCTATCAAATTCATGCTGGTGAGATTTTAGGTGTAGTGGGTGAGTCAGGTTGTGGAAAATCACTGACTTCACTCGCAGTAATGGGGCTTTTAGATAAAAAGCTGGCACTGTCGGGTGAGATTCTATTTGCGGGTGAAAACCTAGTAGGAATGAACGAGAAACGTTATCAGCACATCCGTGGTGAAGGCATAGGTATGATTTTCCAAGAGCCTATGACGGCGCTTAATCCTGTTGTTACCGTTGGTGAACAAGTGGCGGAAATGTTTTTGGTTCATGAAGGCGTATCTAAAGCCGAAGCCATGAACCGGGCAATAGAAATGCTAAGGCAAGTACATATACCCTACCCGGAAAAGAGAGCGAAAGCGTTTCCTCATGAGCTGTCTGGTGGTATGCGGCAGCGAGTCATGATTGCCATGGCGCTTGCCTGCAAACCTAAAGTATTGATTGCTGATGAGCCAACCACAGCGTTGGATGTGACAGTCCAAGCCCAAGTTCTTGATTTGCTCGAAGAGCTAAGAGAGACCACGGGTACTGCTATCCAATTTATCAGTCATTCACTTGGTGTGGTGTCGCAAATTTCTGATCGCGTTATGGTGATGTACGCAGGGCAAGTAGTCGAAATTGCTGATGTAAATGATATTTTTGATAATCCACAACATCCCTATACCCAGGCATTGCTCGACACCATACCGCGAGTCGGGGTTGATATTAAACGTTTGCCAGCAATACCGGGGAGTGTTCCACCTCTTGACCAGCGGGGTGACAATTATACATTCCGCGATCGATGCCCTGAGCTTTTCGACCATTATACCCAACTGGCGAAGCAGCGTAATGAGCAAATGGTGAGGGGGTATTGATGGCGCTATTAAAAGTTAATAATTTGCACAAGTATTATGTGCTTGAGGCTGGCTCTGCTTTTGGGCGAAAGCCTAAGTACTTGCATGTGACCAAAAACGTTTCCCTTAGCCTAGAAGCAGGCAAGACCTTGGCTGTGGTCGGAGAGTCTGGATCTGGAAAGTCCACCTTAGGTAGGATGGTCAGCATGCTAGATAGACCTGCATCGGGCGAGATTTACATAGCCGGTCAAGAGGTGTCGCGCCTGAGTTCTAAACAGCAAAGGCCAATACGTCAACGGATAGGTTTAGTTTTTCAAGATCCTTACTCTGCGCTTAACCCAAGAATGCCAATCTTAGACTCTTTAATTGAGCCAATGAAAGTCAATAAAATTGGTCATCGACACTCTCAGCGAGAGCGTGCGCTGGAGGTGCTAGAGTGGGTTGGGATGCATGAAGATGTGCTCACTCGATACCCTCATGAGTTTTCAGGAGGTCAGAGGCAGCGTATTGCTATTGCACGAGCCCTGATGTTGAAGCCTGAGCTTATTATTGCTGATGAACCGCTCTCTGCTCTGGATGTATCGGTACAATCTCAAATCTTGAACTTGTTTAAAGATCTGCAAGAGGAACACGGAATCGCCTTTTTCTTCATTAGCCACGATATGGCAGTCGTGTACCACTTGGCTGACGAAGTGGTCGTGATGAAAAATGGTGAGATTGTCGAGCAAGCGGATAAAGCGAGCTTTTTCGCGCACCCTAAGCACCCATATAGCCAAGAGCTACTTAATGCAGTGCCTGATATCGGTAATGTAAGGCGTCGTAATCAGATCGAGAGAAAATCAGCATGAAAGTAACAAATAATCCACAGATAGGGGGACGATGATGAAACGCTTTCTTATTTCTCGTTTCCTACAAATGGTGCTGGTACTCTTTTTAGCATCATTTGCCGCCTACAACTTGATGGGGCTTATGCCAGGCGACCCGATTGATTTGTTGGTGCAAAGTAATCCAAGCATGACTTCGGAAGATATTGCTCGGTTAAAAGCTGAGCAGGGTTTGGATAAACCCGTCTACGTGAGATATTTTATTTGGCTAAAAGATGCCATGCATGGCGATCTTGGTTACTCACGTATGTTTGCCCAGCCTGCAATTGATGTGCTGTGGGACGCAATGAAAAATACCTTAATTCTGGTGGGTAGTGGCACCTTGTTGTCGATTTTAATTGCTTTGCCAGTCGGAGTCTTGTGTGCGGTTAAGAAAAATAAAGCGACAGACTACATTATTAGCGGCTTAACCTACCTATTTTTGTCGACACCGGCAGCCTGGCTAGCTCTTATGCTGATCATGGTGTTTGCTGTGGTGTTGCCGGTATTTCCAGCCGGAGGTACAGGCGAGGCTGAAGGTGCAGCAGGGTTGGCAAAACTTGAATATATGATATTGCCAATATTGAGTTTAACCTTGCTCAGCATCGCATCCATTTCACGTTTTATGCGCTCAAGTATGCTTGAAGTCTTTCGCCAAGACTTTGTGCGTACCGCGAAGGCAAAGGGCTTGTCGTCGACTCGTGTGCTACTAAAACACTGTATCAAAAATGGCATGCTTCCAATGATCACTGTGCTTGCAATGGATGTGGCGGGGTTAATGAGCGGCGCTGTGTTGACGGAAACGATTTTTAGTTGGCCTGGTATCGGGAAATTAACCGTTGATTCAATAAATGGTAATGATTACAACGTCGCCATGCTTTGTTTTATGGTCGCGACGACAGCGATACTTGTGATGAATTTTATTGCTGACATTCTTTACTCAAAAGTTGATCCAAGAATTGATTTAACTAAGGGGGGCGTCCAATGAGTTATATAGTCAAACGCAGTCAAAACCCTTGGTTTCAGGTCGCTCAGCGCTTATCTAGACATAAGCTGGCCATGTTGTCGTTGGTGTTTTTATGTCTATTAGCCCTGGCTTGCTTCGGAGCAAATCCTATTGCACTTTGGTTAGGTGTTGACCCCTATGCCGATGATTTGTTCTCTCGCTTCTCACCTCCAAGCGAACTTAATGTGCTTGGAACCGATGAGCTTGGGCGTGATATTTTTACCCGCTTACTGCTGGGTGGCCAAGTCTCACTGACATTTGCTTTTATGGCCGCCTTAACCACGTCAGTGATAGGTACGGTGCTCGGAGTGATAGCTGGCTACTATGGAGGTAGAGTTGACGCATTTATCATGCGCAGTGCCGACTTTATTATTAGCTTGCCAAGCATTATGTTGCTTATACTGATTCAAAGTGTCGACATGACCAAGCTTGGGCTGTCTGAAGAACTGGTTCGCAGTGATAGTTTTAGTATCTACCGATTAGTGCTGGTGCTTTCCATTTTGGGGTGGCCTTTTGCCGCTCGTTTAGTGCGCTCGAATACTCTTTCTGTTAAACACAGGGAATATGTTCAGGCGGCCATTGGTTACGGTGCGAGTCATTGGTTTGTGATGGTAAGACATATTATTCCCAATGTGATAGCCCCTGTGATCACAGCTACAACATTGGGTGTCGGCGGTGCGATTTTAACTGAAAGCGCATTGAGCTTTTTGGGTTTTGGTATTAACCCACCGACACCATCTTGGGGTAATATGTTACAAAATGCTCGCGAAGCTATGTGGCTTTATCCTATGGCCGCTGTCTATCCCGGTCTTATGGTTTTAATGACGGTGATTACAATTAATTTCTTGGGAGATGGATTACAAGAAGCGATTGATCCCAAATCATAGGTAAACACTTTGGCCTGTTTTCTTGCAAGCAGGTTGATATCAGGTAGACAGGCCTAAGTTTTATTCTGATTGGGGGATTTGATGTTAAACATTGAACAGATTAGCAAGCATGGCGTGAGGTTTGGACGATACCTACTCACAAGAATGCATCATGATAGAATCAATGTTAATGCTGGTTATCTAGCTTACATCACCTTACTTTCCATTGTTCCTATGCTGACTGTGCTTTTGTCGGTGTTATCTTCGTTTGCGGTTTTCGCTAATGCCGGAGACGTTATTCAAGACTTTGTGATTACTCACTTCGTCCCTGCTGCTGGGGATGCGGTCAAGCAAGCTCTGCTCGAATTTGTGGCTAATACAGGTAAGATGACGGCGGTTGGCGGTTTGTTTTTGTTTGTTGCGGCTTTGATGCTGATTTCTAACATTGACAAAAATCTTAACTATATTTGGCGAGTTGAGCACAAGCGCCGCAAAGTGTTTTCCTTTTCTATGTATTGGATGGTGCTGACTCTGGGACCAATTTTAGTTGGAGCAAGCATTGCAGCCACTTCCTATGTTACCTCTTTAAAGATACTCGATAGTGATGCTATCTCAGGTATTTATGAGCTGATATTACGCTGGCTGCCCTTTTTATTGTCATTTTTTGCCTTTATGGGGCTATATATTCTAGTTCCTAACAAAAAAGTTTATATATCACATGCATTTATTGGTGCTATCCTTGCTGCTTTATTGTTTGAGGCAAGTAAAAAAGGTTTCGCTGCATACATAACCCAGTTTCCTTCGTATCAACTTATATACGGTGCCTTAGCGGCCATCCCAATTTTGTTTGTCTGGGTGTATTTATGTTGGTTGATTGTCTTGATTGGCGCAGAGGTGACGGCTGCTTTGGGTGAGCGTGATCAGTGGAGCGAACCTCAAGAAGTGGTACACTTGGCCTCAGATAATGGTCAGCAGGAAGAAGGAAAGCGTAGTGATAGCACTGATCCAGAGAGTGAGTGAGGCCGCTGTACGAGTCAATGGTGAAGTTGTTGGTGAAATAAATCATGGATTATTGGTGCTGTTAGGTGTTGAGAAAGGTGATGATGAAGCAAAAGCAAAGCGTTTAGTGGAGCGAGTAACGTCTTATCGTGTGTTCAGCGATGACGAAGGTAAGATGAACCTCAATGTTAAACAGGTTGACGGTCAAGTGCTGGTGGTTTCTCAATTTACCTTACCAGCAGATACCAATAAAGGCACGCGAGCTGGTTTTTCACGCGGTGCTCATCCAGTTGACGCTGAGCGCCTTTATGACTACTTTGCTAACCAGTGTGCTGAATTGATACCAACCGAGCGTGGACAGTTTGCAGCAGATATGAAGGTTTCATTGGTTAATGATGGGCCAGTGACTTTCTGGTTACAGGTATAAAATTAAGATGTAAAAGCTGGTGGCTGTACGTAGCCAAAAAACAGGGATTTTTATGTTTAAGCTGATCACCCCGCAAACGGACAATCAACTCAACAAGTATTATCACTTTCGCTGGCAGATGCTTCGCGAGCCTTGGCGTATGCCAATTGGCTCTGAGCGTGATGAATATGACCCCATGAGCCACCATCGTATGATTGTCGATGGTAGGGGAAGACCAATGGCTGTAGGGCGCCTTTACATTACGCCTGATAGTGAAGGACAGATACGTTACATGGCGGTCAAAAATACTCGCCGTAGTAAAGGTGTTGGCTCTCTGGTATTGGTGGCTTTGGAGTCATTAGCTCGCCAAGAAGGCGCTAAGCGTTTGGTTTGCAATGCTCGCGAGGATGCGATTTCTTTTTATGAAAAGAATGGTTTTGAGCGACGTGGCGAGCTTACTGATGAGCGTGGTCCTATTCGTCATCAGCAAATGGTTAAACAATTAGATCCTATGGCCAATGTACTGCGCCGTCCTGATTGGTGCAAAGAATTGCAAGAGCGTTGGGAGCACCAGATCCCCATCAGCGATAAAATGGGAATTAAGATCAACCAATATACAGGTTATCAATTTGAATGTGGTTCGCAGTTAAACCCTAACTTAAACCCACACAATACCATGTTTGCGGGCTCTGCTTTTACGTTAGCGACGTTAACGGGTTGGGGTATGACCTGGCTGTTGATGAAAGAGCGTGGTCTAAGTGGTGATATTGTTCTTGCTGACAGCCAAATTCGCTACAGGCATCCTGTGACCCAAAACCCTGTTGCGTCGACTTCTCTTGATGGGATCAGTGGCGACTTAGATCGTCTAGCTTCTGGCCGTAAAGCTCGCATTATTATTTACGTTACTATCTATAGTGGTGACGTGCCAGCAGTCGAGTTTGTGGGCACTTACATGCTTCTTCCAGATTATAAATCAATGCTTGGTGTTCCCTATTCAGGCGATACGGCTTGACGATTACTTTCAGGTGAACAGACTTCTTGGACTATATTGGTCTGACTAAAAATATCAGACCAAAGCCTTTTACACTCAACTTCGCTGGTGAAAATTAAGGTGCCGAACTGGTATTTAGCAAGATCGATGTTACCTGCGAGTTGCGCCTTTTCCCCTTTACCTGTGATTTGCATTCGGCCTCTGTCTATCGCTATTTTTATGGTGTTGAGAGGCCATTCTCTCTGGTAGATTGTTGTTTTATCATCACTTTGCACTCTCAGAGCGGCTTGATTTAGGTGTAAGTTAGCTGAGCCAGTTAGGCTATGAGCAAAGATTGGATAGTCTCCAGAGAGGCCTTCAAGGTTAATGTCTGCTTCAGCCATTCCTATAACTTGAAAGGGCAGTTTTTCTTGAAGCAAGGGCAAGTCGACGGGAAAACCATCGACATTTAATGACAGTTGCCAAGGGGCGCTGAGCTCTTGTCTTTGCCACTGGCCATTGGCTTCTATGTATCCTCTTGCTAATGGCAAGAAGGCTCGCTCAATACTGATGTTTTCATTTTGAGCGGTCAGTTTAACAATGGCTTGTGTGGTCAATAAGTTATCTAAACTGGCATTGTTAGCAGTCGCTTCTATGCTGCCAGAGTACAAGCTAGGTTTGCCATTTTGGATTAACTGTAAATCCTTGCCTTCAACATTAATGCCTGAAATTTGCCAGTAAGGGCGTTGCTCAACTTGAATCAATTGAGTGTTTTTAATCTCCAGTGTTTTGATAGCGAGCGTGTCGAGAAAGTTTGAGGCCTTGTCCAAAATCACAACTAATTGGTCTGTGTCCTCTAACCACTTAATACCTGAGATTTTGAGCCAGTTGAGATCGGCTTGCTTTTGAGTCAAAGAACCACTCATTTGAATGCGACCTTGCTTGAAGTCTGCATCGAACTCATCCAAAGAAATAGCTGAGTTCGATATATTGAGCCTAGCGGTTGGGCTGACAAGACGCAGCTGTTCGTAATCTATGCTTTCTGCGTTAAATGACAGGCTTGCTTGTTCTTGCTGCTTTAAGGCTTGATTGATGAAAAAGTTTTCTAGCGAAGCATCAATTTGATTGAGGTTCCAGTTTCCATAACTAATGTCACTGTTGAGAATATCCAAACTGTTAACGTGATAGACAGGCAATGCCAAATCTTTAAAGCCATTAAATAACTTCTCGGCGGGTAAAGCTTTGGAAAGCTTTAGTTTATTGACGGTAACGTTAATCAGTGACCAGCCTTGCGGGTATTGCTCTGCTTGACCTGAAACATCGGCATCACGCCACTTAAAGGAAGCTCCATAGATGGTGCTATCTTGCGGTTGATATTGGGCGTCAATTAGTAATTTATCCAGAGCCTCGCCATCCACATACAACTGCTGGGCTGATAATTGAACTTTGCCATAGGGAACCGTCTGCTTTGGCGAGAGCCACACTGGCTTTTGTATTTGCAAATTGATGTCCCGCGCTGACCAATTAGGCGCTTGAATGTCAACATGCTGAAGAGCCAATTGTTGTATCTGAAGTGACTGTAATAGTGGTGAACTAAGTGTGCTCAGTTTTAAGTTTGCCTCTTCGATCAAAAT
Coding sequences within it:
- the dtd gene encoding D-aminoacyl-tRNA deacylase, which gives rise to MIALIQRVSEAAVRVNGEVVGEINHGLLVLLGVEKGDDEAKAKRLVERVTSYRVFSDDEGKMNLNVKQVDGQVLVVSQFTLPADTNKGTRAGFSRGAHPVDAERLYDYFANQCAELIPTERGQFAADMKVSLVNDGPVTFWLQV
- a CDS encoding AsmA family protein, with the protein product MLKKVFVITSVIIVCVSSLLIVSLFFLLQSPYSGKIVNVILDQFLPYTIKVQQAAYSPPYQLTLTDVDITDGSQDFHIPKLSLWVSSSLWKDNKLSFDSILIEEANLKLSTLSSPLLQSLQIQQLALQHVDIQAPNWSARDINLQIQKPVWLSPKQTVPYGKVQLSAQQLYVDGEALDKLLIDAQYQPQDSTIYGASFKWRDADVSGQAEQYPQGWSLINVTVNKLKLSKALPAEKLFNGFKDLALPVYHVNSLDILNSDISYGNWNLNQIDASLENFFINQALKQQEQASLSFNAESIDYEQLRLVSPTARLNISNSAISLDEFDADFKQGRIQMSGSLTQKQADLNWLKISGIKWLEDTDQLVVILDKASNFLDTLAIKTLEIKNTQLIQVEQRPYWQISGINVEGKDLQLIQNGKPSLYSGSIEATANNASLDNLLTTQAIVKLTAQNENISIERAFLPLARGYIEANGQWQRQELSAPWQLSLNVDGFPVDLPLLQEKLPFQVIGMAEADINLEGLSGDYPIFAHSLTGSANLHLNQAALRVQSDDKTTIYQREWPLNTIKIAIDRGRMQITGKGEKAQLAGNIDLAKYQFGTLIFTSEVECKRLWSDIFSQTNIVQEVCSPESNRQAVSPE
- a CDS encoding bifunctional GNAT family N-acetyltransferase/hotdog fold thioesterase, which produces MFKLITPQTDNQLNKYYHFRWQMLREPWRMPIGSERDEYDPMSHHRMIVDGRGRPMAVGRLYITPDSEGQIRYMAVKNTRRSKGVGSLVLVALESLARQEGAKRLVCNAREDAISFYEKNGFERRGELTDERGPIRHQQMVKQLDPMANVLRRPDWCKELQERWEHQIPISDKMGIKINQYTGYQFECGSQLNPNLNPHNTMFAGSAFTLATLTGWGMTWLLMKERGLSGDIVLADSQIRYRHPVTQNPVASTSLDGISGDLDRLASGRKARIIIYVTIYSGDVPAVEFVGTYMLLPDYKSMLGVPYSGDTA
- a CDS encoding ABC transporter permease, translated to MSYIVKRSQNPWFQVAQRLSRHKLAMLSLVFLCLLALACFGANPIALWLGVDPYADDLFSRFSPPSELNVLGTDELGRDIFTRLLLGGQVSLTFAFMAALTTSVIGTVLGVIAGYYGGRVDAFIMRSADFIISLPSIMLLILIQSVDMTKLGLSEELVRSDSFSIYRLVLVLSILGWPFAARLVRSNTLSVKHREYVQAAIGYGASHWFVMVRHIIPNVIAPVITATTLGVGGAILTESALSFLGFGINPPTPSWGNMLQNAREAMWLYPMAAVYPGLMVLMTVITINFLGDGLQEAIDPKS
- a CDS encoding virulence factor BrkB family protein; amino-acid sequence: MLNIEQISKHGVRFGRYLLTRMHHDRINVNAGYLAYITLLSIVPMLTVLLSVLSSFAVFANAGDVIQDFVITHFVPAAGDAVKQALLEFVANTGKMTAVGGLFLFVAALMLISNIDKNLNYIWRVEHKRRKVFSFSMYWMVLTLGPILVGASIAATSYVTSLKILDSDAISGIYELILRWLPFLLSFFAFMGLYILVPNKKVYISHAFIGAILAALLFEASKKGFAAYITQFPSYQLIYGALAAIPILFVWVYLCWLIVLIGAEVTAALGERDQWSEPQEVVHLASDNGQQEEGKRSDSTDPESE